Genomic window (Cucumis sativus cultivar 9930 chromosome 2, Cucumber_9930_V3, whole genome shotgun sequence):
ttttgctatatttacaaattcttTTGTGTTGTGCTATATTTGTTGATATTGTGATGTTATATTAACTAGATCTTAAAATGATTCAGGCTAAGGTATTCTCTTCTAGCTCAGGAGATTGTGCTGCTTTTCTATCAAACTATCATTCGAATAACACCGCCAGGGTGACTTTCAATGGCAGACATTACACACTTCCTCCTTGGTCCATCAGCATTCTTCCTGATTGCAAAAGTGTCATATATAATACTGCCCAAGTAAGTAAAATAGAGTCATGGTTTGAAGCAAGAGAATCCAAGTTGTTTCATTGTAGAATCTTATGAAGTAATCTGCGTACGACAAATTCTGAATTTCGTGTTCTAGGTTCAAGTTCAAACAAATCAGCTGTCGTTTTTGCCAACAAAAGTTGAATCGTTTTCATGGGAGACTTATAATGAAAACATATCTTCAATTGAAGAAGATTCATCCATGTCATATGATGGTCTTTTGGAGCAACTAACTATCACTAAAGACAACAGCGATTATCTTTGGTACACGACCAGGTAATACAGTGCCTTAATACTAAGATTAACGTGGAATTAAGAACTCGCATTTATTCCATGGAATTTTCCAGTGTTAATGTAGATCCAAACGAATCCTATCTCCGTGGAGGGAAGTTTCCTACCCTCACTGCAACATCAAAAGGTCATGGTATGCATGTATTCATTAATGGAAAGCTAGCAGGTAAGTAATCATTGAATTCCTTTGTCCCTAGCAGCTATGCATTTGTGTATGGCTTTTTCGAGATTAGTCGACCTGCTTCCAAGTAGGTAATATGTTTACTTAATGGTAGGGTCGAGCTTTGGAACTCATGACAACAGTAAATTTACGTTCACTGGAAGAATCAACTTGCAAGCTGGAGTGAACAAAGTTTCTCTGCTAAGCATTGCTGGAGGATTGCCAGTTAGTTTCCAGCCCTTATTTACCATTTCCATACTCTGATAAAAAGTTTGTCTTATTAATGTAACTCTAAACCCACGAAAGCTAAGAATAAGAAAATCTTAATCTGAACCAATTCTTCACAACTCAAGTTGGtcttagtttgatttttcttttcctttttggtggATGAAGAACAATGGCCCCCATTATGAGGAGAGAGAAATGGGAGTGCTTGGACCAGTGGCTATTCATGGATTGGACAAAGGAAAAATGGACTTATCTAGACAGAAATGGTCATATAAGGTCTGAAAATACAACCAAAATTCTTAGCCTTTTTCTTGCACTCCACTAGTTTCCTAATATTTTCCCCCTTCAACAGGTTGGTCTGAAAGGAGAAAATATGAACCTGGGTTCTCCGAGCTCAGTTCAAGCAGTTGATTGGGCGAAGGATTCATTGAAGCAAGAAAATGCGCAACCACTTACTTGGTATAAGGTACATTCCTGCTTGACTAAGATGGTTCTCAAGAACCAGAATACTCCATTCTTGTAAAAAGTCTAAAAGTCTCGACATAGTTCAGATTGGAGAACATTGAGGATCATTGTTGAAACTACATTTTCAACTTGCAGGCTTATTTTGATGCACCAGAAGGAGATGAACCTTTGGCTCTAGACATGGGTAGTATGCAGAAGGGTCAAGTGTGGATAAACGGGCAGAATGTCGGAAGATACTGGACTATCACTGCCAATGGAAACTGCACTGATTGTAGTTACTCGGGTACATACCGCCCAAGGAAATGCCAATTTGGCTGTGGTCAACCGACTCAACAATGGCAAGTTCTTTACATCTACCCTCTGACAATGGACATTGGATTATCACTAAACTctgcatttaattttttgatttcatttgatattttggCGTTTTAGGTACCATGTTCCTCGATCTTGGTTGATGCCAACAAAAAATCTGATTGTGGTTTTTGAGGAGGTTGGTGGGAATCCTTCAAGAATTAGTCTTGTAAAGAGATCAGTTACAAGTATTTGTACGGAGGCATCTCAGTATCGACCCGTTATCAAGAATGTGCACATGCATCAAAACAATGGAGAATTGAATGAGCAAAATGTGCTTAAGATTAACCTGCATTGTGCAGCTGGGCAGTTCATTTCAGCTATCAAATTTGCAAGCTTTGGAACTCCAAGTGGAGCTTGTGGAAGTCATAAGCAGGGGACCTGTCATTCTCCAAAATCAGATTATGTGTTGCAGAAGGTATGTGAATTTACACCACATTTAACTAacatttgcaaaaaaattatttgatgtgtaaagggaaaaataaaaagttcaaaatgcaaTACCATGTTCCTAACTTTTTACTCTGTCCTTTCCAGCTATGCGTTGGTCGACAGAGATGCTTGGCGACCATACCAACCAGCATTTTTGGAGAAGATCCATGTCcaaatttaaggaaaaaacTATCTGCTGAAGTTGTCTGCCAACCGGTAGCTACATAGAACTGATAAATTAGATAGATCCATGGCTATTAGTACATATCAAACAAGGTAGAGatttattttacttagttTCTAGGAGATGTAGGTTGATAGACTACCAGTGGGCAGAGATATCAACACAATAGCGCAAGCTCTTTTATTTGGTGGCTGAAGATGCTAGAAGAAGGTTTAGAGTTTCTAGgagttctcattttttttctctttctagcGATAAACTTTATCGCATGgtatatatgaataaaaacTCTGCctctattttcttaattaccAAGAGTCTGTCCAGTTGATTTCATGAAGCAGTGACAGTTCATAGTTAAACTCATCTGAAACTTTCCATTTCAATCAATTGCTTCTTGAAATTGATATTAGTAGCAAATACACTACTACATTGGAAAGTCTATTTCAGACTTCCACtggtttttttattcaattaattttcatttctgtTCTATCTCATTCACAATTCCATCAAGAGTTGAGCATTTGTATAAGCACCAGTCACTCCAAAACTTCAACTAGATGACATTTTGTTACACTTTAATTACAGAGGTATAATCATAATATGATCACTCCTTTCTTTTCTAGAATTAATTAGGctaaaaaggaacaaaacaCTTTTGCTGAGATATGGTGAAAATCTGTAGTTGATTAAAGAGTAGCAAAATTATGGAGCACAAAAGGGAAGAATGATGTACAACAGAGCCATTTAGAAAATCTATTCACGCATGTATCATTCTAACTCGTCTTTGATCTCTTCCATACAATTACCGTCCCATAAAAATCTGATGAAGCCAAAAGGTTCTCCCCATGGTTCCAGGCAACCCCGATAACTGGAAACCGGTGGCCCTGCAAAATCACATGTGTGCTGGTTAATCGATAACTGTCAGTGAAGTAGTTTTATTTTGGAGAGAACATATGAAGAAAATGTGAACCTGTAGCTTGTTGACACAAGTATGTTTAGGTCGTGTTAAATCATAGAAGTAGACATTTGAATCCTCACTTCCTGCAACTTCAATTCATAACAAAATCCAAACATGTAATCAATGACATTGTTGAACGAACAAAGAACATTAGAATTCTATCCAAAGCCTACAATTCTAAAGGCCCAATTGGTAAccatttagttttttgttttagtttttgtaaatgaaaattatgcTTGTTTCCTCACAATTTCTTAGTTATGGTTTTCATATTTCCTAAGTCTTTGAATTTGTAACCAATTTCTAGAAACAATAACAGGTTTTTTAaagctacttttttttcttcctgatatttgaattgattttaaaaacactCCTAAAATGCAGACTCtagacaaaaaaagaaaagaaaagatgaaagtggtgtttataaacttgaattttcaaaaatggaaaagtaaAAACGAAATAGTTAGCAAATATAGCCTAAATATTCATGATTAATAAACAGTCCTTACCAATGTACTCTCCTTTTTCAAGCGAAAGTAGGGGGCAGAATGAAGCACGGATGCTATGTATCCTTGGAGCTAATTTGAGTGAGCA
Coding sequences:
- the LOC101207533 gene encoding beta-galactosidase 5 is translated as MRNLRNSVCFVVFFFLCWSLHFQLTNCENVTYDGKALIINGQRKILFSGSIHYPRSVPDMWESLIEKAKMGGLDVVDTYVFWNLHEPSPGIYDFEGRNDLVKFIKLVEKAGLYVHLRIGPYICGEWNFGGFPAWLKFVPGISFRTDNEPFKLAMAKFTKKIVQMMKDERLFQSQGGPIILSQIENEYETEDKVFGEAGFAYMNWAAKMAVQMDTGVPWVMCKQDDAPDPMINTCNGFYCDYFSPNKPYKPNFWTEAWTAWFNNFGGPNHKRPVEDLAFGVARFIQKGGSLVNYYMYHGGTNFGRTAGGPFITTSYDYDAPIDEYGLIRQPKFGHLKRLHDAVKLCEKALLTGEPHDYTLATYQKAKVFSSSSGDCAAFLSNYHSNNTARVTFNGRHYTLPPWSISILPDCKSVIYNTAQVQVQTNQLSFLPTKVESFSWETYNENISSIEEDSSMSYDGLLEQLTITKDNSDYLWYTTSVNVDPNESYLRGGKFPTLTATSKGHGMHVFINGKLAGSSFGTHDNSKFTFTGRINLQAGVNKVSLLSIAGGLPNNGPHYEEREMGVLGPVAIHGLDKGKMDLSRQKWSYKVGLKGENMNLGSPSSVQAVDWAKDSLKQENAQPLTWYKAYFDAPEGDEPLALDMGSMQKGQVWINGQNVGRYWTITANGNCTDCSYSGTYRPRKCQFGCGQPTQQWYHVPRSWLMPTKNLIVVFEEVGGNPSRISLVKRSVTSICTEASQYRPVIKNVHMHQNNGELNEQNVLKINLHCAAGQFISAIKFASFGTPSGACGSHKQGTCHSPKSDYVLQKLCVGRQRCLATIPTSIFGEDPCPNLRKKLSAEVVCQPVAT